The DNA window AGGATGTCtccaatcaataatcaataagcggtgtgtgttcaggtgtggaggaggtggtggatcTGACCTGTGAGGGATCAGAAGCTGCTGTGGTCGACCTGACCAGCAACGACTCCGTACTGGTAACATAAATACACCCAGTTACTCCCAGTAATGTGTCTGTGGgttgtgtttcttcttctcttgatTTGCGTCTCAAATTTCATGattctgttgtttgtgtttcttctgctgctgctgcgacGATCCAGCTGGTGGACGAAGGTAAAACTGTTTTCAGTCCACATCTCCACGTCACGTCTCATTAAAGGACCAGTCCAACATTTCTCTGGCTGTCCTCCTTCAGGTCCTCAGAACAGCAGAGTCACCACAGCTGAGAGTTACGTCGTCAGCAGCGATGAAGACGAGGACACACCCCGTGTCCTCAACACGGCAATAATGTCCTCTGTACAGAACAACAGCTCTTCCAGGTAATAGACTGATCCCTGTCAACATTATATTAAAATCACAGCCAGGTAATAGACTGATCCCACCAGAAACCAGTAGAGGGTAGATTTATTCgactgtctgttttttaaacaaagtttaaagaaatgaaattacatttgtccttgatcctgctacattgtcgtagttgaaggatgagttgattaaaatcagcagctgctatGAAGATTACACCTGGTtctttgggcatgttgctgctggtggcatcattcaattcctacagagcattttttgaattgcgtcagtcttgtgtccttatggctcccaacaaggtctgcctatccagtgcaatagcttgatccgggatgttaggggttaaccgtgtctctgtgaagatgtgtgctgggttagggttagggttagggttagggttagggcagTGTCTGATCTGCTGAGTGAATCTCGATCACATCTCATCACTCTCCTCTCTGCcgaccggacattagccagaagaaggttTGGTCGAGGagcagctctcggtccaagtcgcatcagcctcaccctgatgccggctctcctccctctctttgtgtgGCGTATGCCGTTTTTGGGATCCTCTCACAGTCTGCTGTATTCAGTccaaccccacacaacttttcctgatgatGATAGGTGTTTCTgtatcgtagaaaagtcgtgcagtagagtctgtgtgtgtgttccaggtCGACTCCAGGGACGATCAGCTGTCCCGTCTGTCTGGACTCGTACTCTGAGGTGAGACCCAAATGCACCGCCACACACCTGGACAGCAGGTAAAGTGCTGCCTTCTGATTGGctggttgttgttttcttcacagattGTAGAGAGCGGCCGATTGGTCGTTTCCACGAAATGTGGTCACGTGTTCTGCAGCCAGTGTCTGCGAGACGCTCTGAAGTCATCACATACCTGTCCGACCTGCAGGAAGAGACTGACCCCTCGCCAGTACCACCCCCTCTACATCTgacatcactatgacatcacCA is part of the Plectropomus leopardus isolate mb unplaced genomic scaffold, YSFRI_Pleo_2.0 unplaced_scaffold22043, whole genome shotgun sequence genome and encodes:
- the rnf4 gene encoding RING finger protein 4 translates to CVCVCVCVQSQRKRRTAGSPLVSRPNSKTSRGTNARRPTNRAANRPTNVSRTSDGDPAPPTETVDVMDNTEDSVEEVVDLTCEGSEAAVVDLTSNDSVLLVDEGPQNSRVTTAESYVVSSDEDEDTPRVLNTAIMSSVQNNSSSRSTPGTISCPVCLDSYSEIVESGRLVVSTKCGHVFCSQCLRDALKSSHTCPTCRKRLTPRQYHPLYI